The following are from one region of the Methanobacterium alcaliphilum genome:
- a CDS encoding acyltransferase: MANIKRLIFGDDEEELWKNKLRSDNVVIGYDYKRFSKPPVIGRNPLIRDNTIIYNDVTIGDNLRTGHNVLIREKTTIGDEVLIGTNTVIEGNSKIGSNVSIQSNVYIPTKSYIEDNVFIGPCACFTNDRYPIRVDYRLKGPIIRKGASIGANSTFLSNIEVGEGAMVAAGAIVTRSIPPWYLAIGAPAKIKPLPEKLKVSNNI; this comes from the coding sequence TTTGGAGATGATGAAGAAGAATTATGGAAAAATAAATTACGTAGTGATAATGTTGTAATTGGTTACGATTACAAAAGATTCAGTAAACCACCAGTTATTGGGAGAAACCCATTAATTAGAGACAACACAATTATCTATAACGATGTTACCATAGGTGACAATTTAAGAACAGGACACAATGTCCTAATCCGAGAAAAAACCACTATCGGTGATGAAGTTCTCATTGGAACAAATACTGTCATTGAAGGTAATTCCAAAATTGGAAGTAATGTCAGTATTCAATCAAATGTATACATACCCACTAAAAGTTATATTGAAGATAACGTATTTATTGGTCCATGCGCTTGTTTTACTAATGATAGATATCCTATACGTGTTGATTATCGCCTAAAAGGACCTATTATTCGAAAAGGTGCATCAATTGGTGCAAATTCTACATTTTTATCCAATATCGAAGTAGGTGAGGGAGCCATGGTTGCTGCAGGAGCAATTGTCACTAGAAGTATTCCACCATGGTATTTAGCAATAGGAGCACCTGCTAAAATAAAACCACTTCCAGAAAAACTAAAAGTTTCAAATAATATTTAA
- a CDS encoding glycosyltransferase, with protein MISVIIPMYDEEENVGNTLSQVNSILDNFFDKYEIIVVDDGSSDRTFELVSEIITKSPSIKIIKHSINQGMGKALRSGFKEASGDIIVTLDADLSYDPRDIPLLVKELGDSIDIVVGSQYMPGGETENIPFFRLFLSRMANKIVGYSMNGNLSTVTGIFRAYKKEILDSIEMESNGTEINPEILSKANALGYKIKEVPVKLKGRVLGKSKIKIKATTMTHILFTFYERPMILFGIIGIILCLIGIFSAIYLFIEYLNNTLDPTRPLMLFMVLTILSGIQILIFGFVSTQINLLKREIYIIQKENKLIRKKLK; from the coding sequence ATGATATCTGTTATTATTCCCATGTATGACGAGGAAGAAAATGTAGGCAATACTCTTTCTCAAGTTAATTCTATTTTAGATAATTTTTTTGATAAATATGAAATAATAGTAGTTGATGATGGTAGTTCAGATAGAACATTCGAGCTTGTCAGCGAAATTATTACCAAAAGCCCATCCATCAAAATAATTAAACATAGCATTAACCAAGGCATGGGTAAAGCTCTTCGAAGTGGTTTTAAGGAAGCTTCCGGAGATATTATTGTAACACTTGATGCAGATTTAAGTTATGATCCTAGAGATATACCTCTACTGGTGAAAGAACTCGGTGATAGTATAGATATAGTTGTAGGATCACAGTATATGCCTGGTGGTGAAACCGAAAATATACCTTTTTTTAGATTATTTTTAAGTAGAATGGCTAATAAGATAGTAGGATATTCTATGAATGGGAATTTAAGTACGGTTACAGGAATATTTCGAGCTTATAAAAAAGAAATCCTTGATTCAATTGAAATGGAATCAAATGGTACAGAAATTAACCCTGAAATTTTATCAAAAGCAAATGCCCTTGGTTATAAAATAAAGGAAGTTCCAGTGAAACTTAAAGGCAGAGTATTAGGCAAATCTAAAATCAAAATAAAAGCCACAACAATGACCCATATATTATTTACATTTTATGAAAGACCCATGATATTATTTGGCATTATCGGAATCATTTTATGTTTAATTGGAATTTTTAGCGCAATATACTTGTTTATTGAATATTTAAATAACACCCTGGATCCAACCAGGCCATTGATGTTATTTATGGTTCTAACGATACTTTCCGGTATTCAAATTCTTATTTTTGGATTTGTATCCACACAAATAAATCTTTTAAAAAGAGAGATTTATATTATTCAAAAAGAAAACAAACTTATTCGTAAAAAATTAAAATAA
- a CDS encoding glycosyltransferase has translation MPISIIIPMFNEEENVIRTIKTLQDILQNYDYEILIIDDGSSDKTYKIANDYAQNNNNIHVYKHKINIGRGRALRTGFENAEGDIFVTLDADLSFDPIFIPKMIDELLNDQTLDIVIGSQYMKGGITEGIPFHRLFISKAANKIVGFALKENLNTVTGVFRAYRKEVFDYLDLQSEDKEIHLEIISKSSSIGLNIKEIPVILRNREYGKSKMKFRSTTISHLLFTFQEKPMILFGMVGFLMILIGFLSGLYLIFEFLTGTLNPTRPLMIFTALLLLSGIQILIFGFVSTQIALIKKEVYLIQKELKLIKNKLDK, from the coding sequence ATGCCAATCTCTATAATAATACCTATGTTTAATGAAGAAGAAAATGTTATTCGCACCATTAAAACATTGCAAGATATTCTACAAAATTATGATTATGAAATATTAATTATTGACGATGGAAGTTCTGATAAAACTTATAAGATTGCTAATGATTATGCACAGAATAACAATAATATCCATGTTTATAAACATAAAATTAATATCGGTCGTGGTCGCGCTTTAAGAACCGGTTTTGAAAATGCAGAGGGAGATATTTTTGTTACTTTAGATGCAGACTTGAGTTTTGATCCAATTTTCATACCCAAAATGATTGATGAACTTTTAAATGACCAAACATTAGATATTGTGATTGGTTCGCAATATATGAAAGGAGGGATTACTGAGGGAATTCCTTTTCATAGATTATTCATAAGCAAAGCAGCCAACAAAATTGTGGGATTTGCACTTAAAGAAAACTTAAATACTGTAACTGGAGTATTCAGAGCTTATAGAAAGGAAGTTTTCGATTATTTGGACTTGCAGTCCGAAGATAAAGAAATACATTTAGAGATTATATCCAAATCTTCTTCAATAGGCCTCAATATAAAAGAAATTCCAGTAATTCTAAGAAATAGGGAGTATGGGAAATCAAAAATGAAATTTAGATCCACTACAATTTCTCATTTGTTATTTACTTTTCAAGAAAAGCCAATGATATTATTTGGAATGGTTGGATTCTTAATGATATTAATTGGATTTTTATCTGGATTATATCTTATATTTGAATTTTTAACAGGTACATTAAATCCTACCCGACCTTTAATGATTTTTACTGCTCTTCTACTTTTATCTGGAATACAGATATTAATATTTGGTTTTGTATCAACTCAAATTGCGTTGATAAAAAAAGAAGTATATTTGATTCAAAAAGAGCTTAAACTAATTAAAAATAAATTAGATAAATAA
- a CDS encoding lysylphosphatidylglycerol synthase transmembrane domain-containing protein codes for MSNYNIKTKNNIIKIVISLILLLFLFKTVNFNLFIESILEINAIFILALIILPFSIFLRAWRWKILINKDKAHVSYKEAYDLTLVGVALNIFLPASMGDVAKSYYGYKWHGLKEEMLSSSILDKFLALLSIFIIGFFSSLWMGFYIYAIISLVLCILIGTLIFIPKIIPWSFISKIFKIFTKINLDHQKMNSFFLVSLNLKTKAVLISFLGWILSYIQFYLVCLSFNVDVNFLYVLSIAPIINLALIFPLTLNGLGSGDVVVVYLLGLAGISGGTALAISLFYSQFLTTLIPGFFGFIKIIRK; via the coding sequence ATGTCAAATTACAATATTAAAACAAAAAATAACATTATTAAGATAGTAATATCTTTAATTCTTCTTTTGTTTTTGTTCAAAACGGTAAATTTTAATCTTTTCATAGAAAGTATATTGGAAATCAATGCAATATTTATTTTAGCTTTAATAATTCTACCATTCAGCATTTTTCTAAGAGCGTGGAGATGGAAAATATTAATAAATAAAGATAAAGCTCATGTTTCATATAAGGAAGCTTATGACCTCACCTTAGTTGGGGTGGCACTAAATATATTTTTGCCTGCCAGTATGGGTGATGTGGCCAAATCGTATTATGGATACAAATGGCATGGTCTTAAGGAAGAAATGCTTTCAAGTAGTATTTTGGATAAATTTCTTGCATTATTATCCATTTTTATAATTGGATTTTTTAGCTCTTTATGGATGGGTTTTTATATTTACGCTATTATATCACTGGTTCTGTGTATACTAATTGGAACTTTAATATTTATTCCTAAAATTATCCCATGGAGTTTTATTAGTAAAATATTCAAAATATTTACAAAAATTAATTTAGATCATCAAAAAATGAACAGTTTCTTTTTGGTTTCTTTAAATTTAAAAACAAAAGCTGTATTAATATCATTTTTAGGGTGGATTTTATCTTATATTCAGTTTTATCTGGTTTGTCTTTCTTTTAATGTTGATGTAAATTTTTTATATGTTTTATCTATTGCCCCCATTATCAATTTGGCTTTAATCTTCCCTTTAACCTTAAATGGATTAGGGTCTGGTGATGTGGTGGTGGTTTATTTATTGGGGTTAGCGGGTATTTCTGGGGGAACTGCTTTAGCAATATCACTATTCTATTCCCAATTTTTAACCACATTAATACCGGGATTTTTTGGATTTATAAAAATAATAAGAAAATAA
- a CDS encoding glycosyltransferase family 39 protein: MKDQINDSKTDISNSRDIKSNWRLAGFLISLTVIVSLIAFYRVKMQFFIGPPWDTYAFLSNALYFAGKSIGYVEIERPPFLSVLVSLVFRFNYISESVIYYVDAVIFVFGVIGLFLLLNLRFDKLKSFFGAMFYACSPVVLLWVGTGYTDIAGVSFTIWAVFLTVLATNKNSKFFYLAFPLLMISFLTRYNMAFIILPLIFCIISTKNLLKHLKNIIISALLSLLILTPFLILYYITYGDPFFPFISTLSLTESLQAEKVAYIADNLYYLKNIPNFALYYAKIMPNLTYTLFIIPIAGILFYVYNIIKRNFKRVKTQNKVLNAFDLGKKRNRIKYILLTILVIAFVVSFNKFSYITTDLIFFLLCILIYNIFRDSERFLALDLTIAIWLVAFLAFHSSYGVKVDRYFLTMIAPLSYFLVLGFSEITDKLIFNVKNVNVTNLIVYPLLILLLISSSFTYVQEIPSNDEFTETMNVNKDINNLASWYVKNVKDDGNKKIVSDYWPALSWILKRNVHIMSSYTNQSYIINDLEKNGYDYYFSSKDIDSPYYDVVKEIGMFKLYGLNSTIPPKTEIFYIGASWHRYVEDVLDFKAYLRFDLRSAGRFGIGRSVYIDNYSPDELRQYPYLFLYNFKWHDRNNAERIISEYTKNGGTVVIDASGNLNGVMYNLDNSVFINTTITRSALPTNPTLWINPVFSNESYKFAPFVSEDGIWYGATYSALSPNKLESIATLDDKLLIGVQRIGKGKIIWVGYNFIWHSFFYENEDEKQFIQRIIGL, translated from the coding sequence TTGAAAGATCAAATAAATGATTCAAAAACAGACATTTCTAATTCTCGTGATATTAAATCTAATTGGAGGTTGGCTGGTTTTTTAATATCACTTACTGTTATTGTTAGTTTAATTGCATTTTATAGAGTTAAAATGCAGTTTTTTATTGGGCCTCCATGGGATACTTATGCATTTTTATCTAATGCTCTTTATTTTGCTGGAAAAAGCATTGGGTATGTAGAAATAGAACGGCCTCCTTTCTTATCTGTTTTAGTTTCATTAGTTTTTAGATTTAATTATATTTCTGAGTCTGTAATATATTATGTTGATGCAGTAATATTCGTTTTTGGTGTAATAGGTTTGTTTTTATTATTAAATCTAAGATTCGACAAGTTAAAAAGTTTTTTCGGGGCTATGTTTTATGCATGTTCGCCGGTGGTGCTTCTTTGGGTAGGAACAGGTTATACTGATATCGCAGGAGTTTCTTTCACTATTTGGGCTGTATTTTTAACAGTGCTTGCCACTAATAAAAATTCTAAATTTTTTTATTTAGCATTTCCTCTACTCATGATCTCATTTTTAACAAGATATAATATGGCATTTATTATATTACCTCTAATATTTTGCATCATTTCAACCAAAAACCTATTAAAACATCTAAAAAATATTATAATCTCGGCTTTACTATCATTATTAATATTAACTCCATTTTTAATTTTATATTATATTACTTATGGAGATCCATTTTTCCCTTTTATTTCTACGCTAAGCTTAACAGAATCGTTACAAGCCGAAAAAGTTGCTTATATTGCAGATAATCTTTATTATCTAAAAAATATTCCAAACTTTGCACTTTATTATGCAAAAATAATGCCTAATTTAACATATACTTTATTTATTATCCCTATTGCTGGCATTTTGTTTTATGTCTACAATATCATTAAAAGAAATTTTAAAAGAGTTAAAACTCAAAATAAAGTATTAAATGCCTTTGATTTAGGTAAAAAAAGGAACAGAATAAAATATATATTGTTAACTATTCTTGTGATTGCTTTTGTAGTTAGTTTCAATAAATTTTCTTATATAACCACAGACTTAATCTTCTTTTTATTATGCATACTAATTTATAATATTTTTAGAGATTCTGAAAGATTTTTGGCTTTAGATTTAACAATTGCCATATGGTTAGTTGCTTTCTTAGCATTCCACAGTTCTTATGGGGTCAAAGTGGATAGATATTTTTTAACCATGATTGCCCCACTATCCTATTTTTTAGTATTGGGATTCAGTGAAATTACAGATAAATTAATATTTAATGTTAAAAATGTTAATGTCACTAACTTAATTGTTTATCCTCTCTTAATTTTACTCTTAATTTCTTCTTCATTCACATATGTGCAGGAAATCCCTTCTAATGATGAGTTCACTGAAACCATGAATGTAAATAAAGATATTAATAATTTAGCGTCTTGGTATGTGAAAAATGTTAAAGATGATGGGAATAAAAAAATTGTTTCTGATTATTGGCCTGCTTTAAGTTGGATTTTAAAAAGGAATGTTCATATTATGTCTTCGTATACAAATCAAAGTTATATTATAAATGATCTGGAAAAAAATGGGTATGATTATTATTTCTCTTCAAAAGATATTGATTCGCCCTATTATGATGTAGTAAAAGAAATTGGAATGTTCAAGCTTTATGGCTTAAATTCTACAATTCCGCCCAAAACTGAAATTTTTTATATTGGTGCATCTTGGCATAGATATGTTGAAGATGTTTTAGATTTTAAGGCATATCTTCGCTTTGATCTTAGGAGTGCCGGACGATTTGGCATTGGTAGGTCTGTTTATATCGATAACTATTCTCCAGATGAACTTCGACAATATCCTTATCTGTTTTTATATAATTTTAAGTGGCATGATCGGAATAATGCAGAAAGAATCATCAGCGAATATACTAAAAACGGAGGAACAGTAGTAATCGATGCATCAGGAAATTTAAATGGTGTGATGTATAATCTGGATAATTCAGTTTTTATTAATACTACTATTACTCGAAGCGCGCTTCCAACTAACCCCACTTTATGGATTAATCCTGTTTTTTCTAATGAATCCTATAAATTTGCACCGTTTGTTTCTGAAGATGGAATTTGGTATGGGGCTACTTACAGTGCTCTATCTCCAAATAAATTAGAGAGTATAGCAACATTAGATGATAAATTACTTATTGGAGTTCAAAGGATAGGTAAAGGTAAAATTATATGGGTTGGCTATAACTTCATTTGGCATAGCTTTTTCTATGAGAATGAAGATGAAAAACAATTTATTCAAAGAATTATAGGATTATAA
- a CDS encoding ATP-binding protein — translation MVQKKMNYSLYSSSNNTHKVNSSVDNSIFLPTQSYKKIKTSLENLEKSRGKIVHIVGAPGTGKSTNIFKALDELNLNVYEISTSLSNPQARSKEVFCALIKDLKESLGVATKEEAYKKLSKYDVVLFADQFHDKHLLKKDVIGFSLWTRNVGFKSMHFYLICIREFIKHQKEFRKINIVFQTAWRVRFRGKKYDLFTDFGVFSRIILKILGKLSHVVEIKYNTSETISIVKAHFKDVDEKKIRKYIKKYGCKPRFILQELENEK, via the coding sequence ATGGTTCAAAAAAAAATGAATTATTCCCTATATTCCTCATCCAATAATACCCATAAAGTAAATTCATCAGTAGATAATTCAATATTTTTGCCAACTCAATCTTATAAAAAAATTAAAACGTCTCTGGAAAATCTAGAAAAATCCCGAGGCAAAATCGTCCATATAGTGGGTGCTCCTGGAACAGGAAAGTCAACCAATATTTTCAAAGCTTTAGATGAATTAAACTTAAATGTATATGAAATTAGTACTTCTCTGTCCAACCCCCAAGCCAGATCAAAGGAAGTTTTTTGCGCACTTATAAAAGATTTAAAAGAATCATTGGGAGTTGCTACAAAAGAAGAAGCTTATAAAAAGCTTTCAAAATATGATGTTGTGCTTTTTGCTGATCAATTCCATGATAAACATTTATTAAAAAAAGATGTGATAGGGTTCAGTCTATGGACCCGTAATGTTGGATTCAAATCCATGCATTTTTATTTAATATGCATCAGAGAGTTCATAAAACATCAAAAAGAATTTAGAAAGATTAATATTGTTTTTCAAACTGCTTGGAGAGTCCGTTTTAGAGGTAAAAAATACGATCTTTTCACCGATTTCGGAGTTTTTTCACGAATTATTTTAAAAATTTTAGGCAAACTATCTCATGTTGTGGAAATCAAATACAATACTTCAGAAACTATAAGTATTGTTAAAGCCCACTTTAAAGATGTTGATGAAAAAAAAATAAGAAAATACATCAAGAAATATGGATGTAAACCTCGATTCATACTTCAAGAATTAGAAAATGAAAAATAG
- a CDS encoding UbiA family prenyltransferase, with the protein MLLTLLKSTRLIWAAKNVHMYLLALTYAYFAEIILNPLQILEGLIIVSLLWGALYSLNDLTDLEVDRKDKTKYNRAFIQQYIDPKIVILFVATILIIVFAISIITLPPLFTIIILLMVINQLLYTLPPVRLKDTGLAPFASTSTNNVLRIASCCVLLNNVLLVPISVYLLMFIAGMGTYLMYKEKSRSMNGLAVIFCLLLAYILMVGDMNMMQVLIVIVPPFLATIPLYLSNFFEKEKMVNLADFLYHKVVLIFYIACILLLLLL; encoded by the coding sequence ATGCTTTTAACCCTTTTGAAGTCCACTAGATTAATATGGGCTGCTAAAAATGTTCATATGTATCTTCTGGCATTGACTTATGCTTATTTTGCTGAAATAATTTTAAATCCACTACAAATTTTAGAAGGATTAATTATAGTTTCATTGCTATGGGGAGCATTATATTCTTTGAATGACTTAACTGACTTAGAAGTGGATAGAAAAGATAAAACAAAATATAATAGGGCATTTATCCAGCAATATATAGATCCTAAAATTGTTATTTTATTTGTTGCTACTATTCTTATAATTGTTTTTGCAATTTCTATAATAACACTCCCCCCATTATTTACAATTATAATACTTTTAATGGTTATAAACCAGTTATTATACACTTTACCCCCAGTTAGACTGAAAGATACTGGTTTAGCTCCTTTTGCAAGCACATCTACTAATAATGTATTAAGGATTGCTTCTTGTTGTGTGTTGCTCAATAATGTGCTTTTAGTTCCCATAAGTGTTTATTTATTAATGTTTATTGCAGGTATGGGTACTTATTTAATGTATAAAGAAAAATCCCGGTCAATGAATGGATTAGCAGTTATATTCTGTTTATTATTAGCTTATATTTTAATGGTAGGAGATATGAATATGATGCAGGTTTTAATTGTTATTGTACCTCCATTTTTAGCAACCATACCATTATATTTGTCTAATTTCTTCGAAAAAGAAAAAATGGTCAATCTTGCAGATTTTTTATACCATAAAGTGGTCCTTATTTTTTATATAGCTTGTATTTTATTACTACTTTTATTATAA
- a CDS encoding NAD(P)/FAD-dependent oxidoreductase, whose protein sequence is MLIETDVLVIGAGPAGSTAAKHAALGGAKVLIMDKKSEIGAPKRCAEGVSNGGLESLGIEPSPRWITKELDGVRLIAPDGTNVWLTSDKVDLPEAGCILERKVFDKHMAMDAARAGAKIKIKTLATGMERVEDGFLVDCESMDEKFQIKAKLIIAADGPESRVARWGGLKTAVKPKDMESAAQFEMAGVEMEDNNCIEFYFGSVAPGGYAWIFPKGDDIANVGLGVLTTNTDKTAYQHLLEFVKNCPATQNAQPVELNIGGDPVGGMPKKLVTDNLMVVGDAAGQVNPLTGGGIISGMTGGMIAGKVAAESIQEGDFSEKKLKKYEKDCRAEIGDSIDKYLKVKDYMMTLNDDELNSIADAFKDSDFEKISTAELVKKLVKVSPKALLKLGKLF, encoded by the coding sequence ATGTTAATTGAAACTGATGTATTAGTTATAGGTGCTGGACCCGCTGGTTCTACAGCTGCAAAACACGCTGCTTTAGGAGGAGCAAAAGTACTCATCATGGATAAAAAATCAGAAATAGGAGCACCAAAAAGATGTGCAGAAGGAGTATCCAATGGGGGACTGGAATCATTAGGGATTGAACCAAGCCCTAGATGGATCACTAAAGAATTAGATGGCGTACGTTTAATAGCCCCTGATGGTACCAATGTATGGTTGACTTCGGATAAAGTTGACTTACCTGAAGCAGGATGTATCTTAGAGAGAAAAGTGTTCGACAAACACATGGCTATGGATGCAGCCAGAGCAGGTGCTAAAATTAAAATTAAAACTCTAGCAACTGGAATGGAACGTGTAGAAGATGGTTTTCTTGTTGACTGTGAATCAATGGACGAAAAATTCCAGATTAAAGCAAAACTAATTATTGCTGCAGATGGGCCTGAATCAAGAGTTGCTCGATGGGGTGGACTAAAAACTGCAGTAAAACCAAAAGATATGGAATCTGCAGCCCAATTTGAGATGGCGGGTGTGGAAATGGAAGATAACAACTGCATTGAATTCTACTTTGGCAGTGTTGCACCAGGCGGTTATGCATGGATATTCCCTAAAGGAGACGATATTGCAAATGTAGGATTAGGGGTTTTGACTACTAATACTGATAAAACTGCATATCAACATTTATTGGAATTCGTCAAAAACTGCCCAGCTACCCAAAATGCTCAACCAGTGGAATTAAATATTGGTGGGGATCCTGTTGGTGGAATGCCTAAAAAATTAGTCACTGATAATTTAATGGTTGTAGGAGACGCTGCGGGGCAGGTAAATCCTTTAACTGGTGGGGGAATAATCAGTGGAATGACTGGTGGTATGATTGCAGGTAAAGTTGCTGCTGAATCCATACAGGAAGGAGATTTTTCTGAGAAAAAACTTAAAAAGTATGAAAAAGATTGCAGGGCTGAAATTGGAGATTCTATAGACAAGTACCTTAAAGTTAAAGATTACATGATGACCTTAAATGATGATGAACTAAATTCTATAGCTGATGCTTTTAAAGACAGTGATTTTGAAAAAATCAGCACTGCAGAATTAGTTAAAAAGTTAGTTAAAGTATCTCCAAAAGCATTGTTGAAATTAGGAAAATTATTCTAA
- a CDS encoding DUF362 domain-containing protein, producing MKVKEWCMYCGECAGVCPRNLIEVRELTLNFNEDQCKECSLCVQVCPVNALENEE from the coding sequence ATGAAAGTAAAGGAATGGTGTATGTATTGTGGGGAATGCGCTGGAGTTTGCCCCCGTAATTTAATCGAAGTAAGGGAACTCACACTGAATTTCAATGAAGATCAATGTAAAGAATGCAGCCTGTGTGTCCAGGTTTGCCCAGTAAACGCACTGGAAAATGAGGAATAG
- a CDS encoding Hsp20/alpha crystallin family protein translates to MVEKKEDMKKTAEEEINQGVDSEKTESNYKTENQSEDTSKDFTKTKIQAEKLINDIIIGIQDKSEEFGKAINDYKRSLQKPLTDVFETEYSIVIKIDLPGVKKEDIDLEIAEDSIEIKALFEDEIAEETSTYLQKERSHGKIIRSLTLPTMINAEQSKADFKDGILTVDMPKIEKEVHKVNIN, encoded by the coding sequence ATGGTAGAAAAAAAAGAAGATATGAAAAAAACGGCTGAAGAAGAGATAAATCAGGGAGTAGATAGTGAAAAAACTGAATCTAATTATAAAACAGAAAATCAGTCCGAAGATACTTCTAAAGATTTTACTAAAACGAAGATCCAGGCAGAAAAGTTAATCAATGATATAATTATTGGTATTCAGGACAAATCAGAAGAATTTGGTAAAGCCATAAATGATTATAAAAGATCCCTTCAAAAACCATTGACTGATGTTTTTGAAACTGAATATAGTATCGTTATAAAAATTGATCTTCCTGGTGTTAAAAAAGAAGACATTGATTTAGAAATAGCTGAGGATAGTATTGAAATTAAAGCCCTTTTTGAAGATGAAATAGCAGAAGAAACTAGTACATACCTACAAAAAGAGAGAAGTCATGGAAAAATAATTAGATCTTTAACTTTACCCACCATGATCAACGCAGAACAATCCAAAGCAGATTTTAAAGACGGTATTTTAACTGTTGATATGCCTAAAATAGAAAAGGAAGTTCATAAAGTTAATATAAATTAA
- a CDS encoding TrmB family transcriptional regulator, whose protein sequence is MNEISNDLIESLKTMGLAEYEAKVYSTLVLFERAEVKKIYEYLNVPKPSVYQSLKSLMDKGLVMRVSSKPAIYRAIPPKIALRHLIEIHENAEKSALRELKNLEKINKESEVSDIIWTLFGENNVEHSIEELILKSETSMKLILPTEYLKYLSFVDNKDLSIELLMFGTDLTLSNQYQLNNLKVHNGYGIDVSDFGILSKYLLDLPLPPKQYSKFIFVLIDNEEFMYVPPYPGKTKSGITSKNPYMIGLMKILFSAIWEHTPDVI, encoded by the coding sequence ATGAATGAAATATCAAACGATTTAATTGAATCATTGAAGACGATGGGTCTTGCCGAATATGAAGCAAAAGTTTATTCTACTTTAGTATTATTTGAAAGAGCTGAAGTTAAAAAGATCTATGAATATTTAAATGTTCCTAAACCCAGCGTTTACCAGAGTCTTAAAAGTTTGATGGATAAAGGCCTGGTAATGAGAGTTAGTTCAAAACCAGCAATTTATAGAGCTATCCCTCCCAAGATTGCCCTCCGACATCTTATTGAGATACATGAAAATGCTGAAAAAAGTGCTCTTAGAGAACTGAAAAACCTCGAAAAAATTAATAAAGAATCCGAAGTTTCAGATATAATATGGACTCTTTTTGGGGAAAATAACGTGGAACATAGTATAGAAGAATTAATATTAAAATCTGAAACCTCAATGAAACTTATTCTTCCAACTGAATATTTAAAATATCTCTCTTTTGTTGATAACAAAGATTTGAGCATAGAACTTTTGATGTTTGGAACAGATTTAACCCTTTCCAATCAGTATCAACTAAATAATCTGAAAGTGCACAATGGTTATGGAATAGATGTTTCCGATTTTGGAATATTATCTAAATACCTGTTAGATTTACCTTTACCCCCAAAACAGTACTCAAAATTCATATTTGTTTTAATTGATAATGAAGAGTTTATGTATGTCCCGCCTTATCCTGGAAAAACTAAATCTGGAATTACATCCAAAAACCCATATATGATTGGATTAATGAAGATATTGTTCAGTGCAATATGGGAACATACTCCTGATGTAATCTGA